The DNA segment TGACGAATATCGTAAGAAGCAGAGATGGCTCAGGATTTTTCGCCCGCTGGGCAAGGAGGCGCTGAACCTCCCCGATAGATCTCGATCTCCCGATGAGACGCTGCTCGAAAAGGAGAGACGCTCGGAGATCGAAAAGGCGCTTCAGATGCTTCCAATCGAGCAGCGGCAGGTCTTGATCTTGAAACATCTCGAGGGGTTTAAATTCAAGGAGATCGCCCAGATATTGGGTATACCTGAGGGGACGGTCAAAAGCAGAATGGCCAGAGGATTGAAACGGTTGAAGGAGGTTCTCAATGAGAAGACACTTAAGGGATGAAGAGATGCTCTCTTACATATACGGCGAGATGGATGAAGCTCGATCTAAGGAGATCGAGGAACACCTGAGGGTTTGCCACGAATGCCGCTCCATCTTCAATGAGTTAAAGGGCTCCGTGGAGCTTTTAGATGAGCTTAAAGTTGAAAGGAAGTCAGATGTTTCGGATCAACACCTGCGGTTGTTC comes from the Candidatus Poribacteria bacterium genome and includes:
- a CDS encoding sigma-70 family RNA polymerase sigma factor: MLSDEELVRRFISGEEKAFEELFLRYYPALKRFVSRTMSQQAEDIVQEAFLRVYRDIRRFSPDRGSFKTWIFSIAANLTVDEYRKKQRWLRIFRPLGKEALNLPDRSRSPDETLLEKERRSEIEKALQMLPIEQRQVLILKHLEGFKFKEIAQILGIPEGTVKSRMARGLKRLKEVLNEKTLKG